A section of the Spirosoma pollinicola genome encodes:
- a CDS encoding PSP1 domain-containing protein, which produces MSCKSCATGGCGTQRGASDGEKTATTGCGSGGCSTGGCNKLNSFDWLSDIAMPGLRYDVIEVKFKGGRKEYYRNVHQLDLTTGDYVVVEMQSGFHVGAVSLQGELVRIQVKKRGVKITDDTKVIHRIATPKDLERHEQAVLRDLPALYRSREISRELKLNMKLSDVEFQSDNTKATFYYSSEERVDFRELIKMLASEFKARIEMRQISLRQEAGRLGGIGSCGRELCCSTWLTDFKNIATSAARYQNLSLNPAKLSGQCGRLKCCLNYELDTYMDALRDIPTIEKPLETQKGRAYLQKTDIFRKLMWFGYGAESTWYPLPIVRVLEIVELNKNGIVPESFDVLTPIGEKEHVTAAALNSDLQKLDAKYTARTANKKKKKKSRGPEGNTPRPAPNGKA; this is translated from the coding sequence ATGTCCTGCAAATCTTGTGCAACCGGCGGGTGTGGAACCCAACGTGGCGCATCCGATGGCGAGAAAACGGCCACCACAGGATGCGGTAGCGGAGGGTGTAGCACCGGAGGCTGCAACAAACTGAATTCTTTTGACTGGCTGAGCGATATCGCCATGCCAGGTTTGCGATACGATGTAATTGAGGTGAAATTTAAGGGTGGACGGAAGGAATATTACCGGAATGTTCACCAGCTTGATCTCACTACGGGCGACTATGTGGTAGTTGAAATGCAATCGGGTTTCCACGTGGGCGCTGTTTCGCTGCAAGGCGAACTGGTACGGATACAGGTGAAAAAACGCGGTGTCAAGATTACTGATGACACCAAAGTTATTCACCGGATTGCAACGCCTAAAGATCTTGAACGCCACGAACAGGCTGTTCTGCGCGATCTCCCGGCACTCTATCGCTCGCGCGAAATTTCCCGCGAGTTAAAGCTCAATATGAAACTATCTGACGTTGAATTTCAGTCAGATAACACAAAGGCGACCTTTTATTATTCGTCCGAAGAGCGGGTTGATTTCCGTGAGTTAATCAAAATGCTGGCGAGTGAATTCAAAGCCCGGATCGAAATGCGCCAGATTAGCCTTCGGCAGGAAGCCGGTCGGCTGGGCGGTATTGGTTCCTGTGGTCGTGAACTTTGCTGTTCAACCTGGTTAACGGATTTCAAAAACATTGCTACTTCGGCGGCCCGGTATCAGAATCTGTCGCTGAATCCGGCTAAACTGTCGGGGCAATGTGGACGCCTGAAGTGCTGCCTGAACTACGAACTGGATACGTATATGGATGCGCTGCGGGATATTCCAACGATTGAGAAACCGCTGGAAACGCAGAAAGGACGGGCTTATCTTCAAAAGACCGATATTTTCCGTAAGCTCATGTGGTTTGGCTACGGAGCCGAAAGTACTTGGTATCCGTTGCCCATTGTGCGCGTTCTGGAAATTGTTGAGTTAAACAAAAACGGCATTGTTCCCGAATCGTTCGATGTGCTGACCCCCATTGGCGAAAAAGAGCATGTTACCGCTGCCGCTCTCAATAGCGACCTGCAAAAGTTGGATGCTAAATACACGGCTCGAACGGCCAACAAAAAGAAGAAGAAAAAATCACGAGGGCCAGAAGGTAATACGCCCCGCCCTGCGCCAAACGGTAAAGCCTAA